The genomic stretch AGCCGGTGTCGCGCACGGCGTTCGTGCTCGCGAAGCTCGCCGCGCACGGCCTGCCGACCCTCGTCGCGCTCGTCGTCGTGCCGTGGACGGGGCTCTATGCGTTGCTGTCGACCCAGGTCGACGGGACCTGGCCGGTCGGCGAGTTCCTCGCTGTCGCGGGGCTGGTCGCGCTGCTCCTGGTCTTCACCGTCGCGCTGACCGTGCTGCTGGGGACCGTCACCATCGGGCGCGGCATCGTGATCGGCGTGCCCATCGCCGCGGTGATGCTCTACGACGGTGTGCACGTGCTCGCACGTGACCTCGCCGGGCGGTTGCCGTTCCCGTGGGAGACGACGACCGCCGCGGTGCGGCTGGCGACCGGCGCGCCACTGGTCTCGATCGTCCCGCTGGTCGCGACGATGCTGTGGACCGCCGCCGTCGTCGCCGCCGCGTGCTGGCGGTTCGAACATGAACAGTTCTGACGGAGACGCATCGTGAGGTTCGTCGCCTGGTTCGACATCGCTGTCGGCGCGGCGATCGC from Euzebyales bacterium encodes the following:
- a CDS encoding ABC transporter permease subunit, coding for MTAPTLRLLESAVTRRTAGFGTVFARESRTWWATRRWWTQTLLWTVILNGLLLAFVWIADQAAATGSAVGVSEVWPQYLPVAVLLSTVGVVVLTQGVMLDERRSGTLEWVLTKPVSRTAFVLAKLAAHGLPTLVALVVVPWTGLYALLSTQVDGTWPVGEFLAVAGLVALLLVFTVALTVLLGTVTIGRGIVIGVPIAAVMLYDGVHVLARDLAGRLPFPWETTTAAVRLATGAPLVSIVPLVATMLWTAAVVAAACWRFEHEQF